The following are from one region of the Nostoc cf. commune SO-36 genome:
- a CDS encoding calcium-binding protein, translating to MAIYTLTTNGDNLVGTVGDDTFNGTYDGTVTDTFGANDFVNGGTGIDTLYIDHLLDVAITPPDNLWTNVKRIERVEINTTGNGAQTITTGAKFQAAFAFGVNLKTETSGAGAINIDMTTFTGVATLTTTSIAGAQTIVTGSGVTTVTATSDAGALNIKGVGLKTVSATTTGAGAQIIGDGSGNGRNLTLVNATSAGGVQTITSTSSSAVVVNATSSVGQQIITTNSGADTITASTTNATNIINTGAGNDRVTISATTSGSYTVNGGTGNDTLIGGAGNDTLIGEAGNDSLVGGAGNDSLVGGAGNDTLIGGAGNDILTGGIGSDRFTFTAKTQGIDTITDFNVIDDTIVVSASGFGGNLTAGAVITPAQFRLGTVALGAGDRFIYSNTGALLFDADGLGGIAAVQIANLTGSPSLTNADILVIA from the coding sequence ATGGCTATTTACACGTTAACTACCAACGGAGACAATCTTGTTGGCACCGTTGGTGACGACACATTTAATGGCACTTATGATGGTACGGTAACGGATACCTTTGGTGCTAATGATTTTGTCAATGGTGGCACAGGCATAGATACGCTCTATATTGACCATCTTCTGGATGTTGCCATCACACCGCCTGATAATCTTTGGACTAATGTGAAAAGAATAGAGAGAGTTGAAATTAATACAACAGGTAATGGGGCACAAACCATTACTACAGGTGCTAAATTTCAAGCAGCATTCGCATTCGGCGTAAACCTAAAAACAGAAACATCCGGGGCTGGTGCGATTAACATTGATATGACCACATTCACTGGTGTGGCAACACTCACAACAACATCCATAGCAGGCGCTCAAACTATTGTGACGGGTTCAGGTGTTACTACAGTAACAGCAACATCCGATGCAGGGGCACTGAATATTAAAGGTGTAGGTCTTAAGACGGTTTCTGCAACCACCACTGGGGCGGGTGCGCAGATTATTGGTGACGGTAGTGGTAATGGTCGAAATCTTACCCTAGTGAACGCCACATCAGCTGGAGGTGTACAAACTATAACAAGTACCAGTTCAAGTGCGGTTGTAGTGAATGCAACATCCAGTGTGGGGCAACAAATTATTACAACTAATTCAGGTGCAGATACCATAACGGCATCAACAACAAACGCTACTAATATAATTAATACGGGGGCAGGCAACGATAGGGTTACGATTTCGGCTACGACTTCGGGTAGTTACACTGTTAATGGCGGTACAGGGAATGACACTCTCATTGGTGGGGCTGGGAATGACACTCTCATTGGTGAGGCAGGGAATGACAGCTTAGTTGGCGGCGCAGGGAATGACAGCTTAGTTGGCGGCGCAGGGAATGACACTCTCATTGGCGGCGCAGGCAATGACATCTTGACAGGTGGTATTGGTAGTGACAGGTTCACCTTCACGGCTAAGACACAAGGCATTGACACCATCACTGACTTCAATGTAATAGATGACACAATAGTAGTTTCAGCATCTGGTTTTGGAGGAAACTTGACGGCTGGAGCTGTTATCACGCCTGCCCAGTTCAGGTTAGGGACGGTAGCTCTGGGTGCTGGGGATCGATTTATCTATAGCAACACAGGTGCGTTGCTATTTGATGCGGATGGCTTAGGGGGAATTGCAGCGGTGCAAATTGCTAATCTCACGGGCAGCCCAAGTCTCACCAATGCTGACATTCTGGTAATTGCCTAG
- a CDS encoding amino acid kinase family protein encodes MALIVQKYGGTSVGSVERIQAVAQRVYKTVKAGNSIVVVVSAMGKDHRWTRQTS; translated from the coding sequence ATGGCGCTCATAGTTCAGAAATACGGTGGTACATCTGTCGGTTCAGTCGAACGTATTCAAGCTGTTGCACAGCGTGTTTATAAAACGGTCAAAGCTGGAAACTCTATCGTTGTAGTGGTTTCGGCAATGGGCAAAGACCACCGATGGACTCGTCAAACTAGCTAA
- a CDS encoding homospermidine biosynthesis protein has translation MSKQLGQKIAPTPISNDINVVDLIDQYFTAYNSARLREICQLLSRDVLTEGVTVGVSLSGAMTPAGFGVSALAPLIRNGFIDWMISTGANLYHDMHYGLGFELFAGNPFLDDVKLRQEGTIRIYDIIFGYDVLLETDAFIRKILQGEAFQKRMGTAEFHHLLGKYVREVEKQLGVQHSCLLATAYEYGVPIYTSSPGDSSIGMNVAALALEGSQLVIDPSIDVNETAAIAYNARESGGKSAAVILGGGSPKNFLLQTQPQLHEVLGLEERGHDYFIQFTDARPDTGGLSGATPSEAVSWGKIDPDELPNTIVCYTDSTIALPLVTAYVLNKCQPRPLKRIYDRREAILEKLQKDYLAAKSQPSDQIPAAVAESASQQTATYPCGRLIPNTH, from the coding sequence ATGTCTAAACAGCTGGGTCAAAAAATCGCACCTACACCTATATCGAATGATATCAATGTGGTGGATTTGATTGATCAATACTTTACCGCTTACAACTCAGCGCGGTTGCGGGAAATCTGCCAGTTATTGAGTCGTGATGTGTTAACGGAAGGTGTCACGGTGGGAGTTAGCCTTTCCGGTGCGATGACACCAGCAGGATTTGGGGTTTCAGCGCTTGCGCCCTTAATTCGCAACGGTTTTATTGACTGGATGATTAGCACTGGTGCAAATCTTTACCACGATATGCACTACGGTTTGGGTTTTGAACTCTTTGCTGGTAATCCATTTTTGGATGATGTGAAACTGCGCCAAGAAGGTACTATTCGCATTTATGACATTATCTTTGGTTATGATGTGCTGCTAGAAACTGATGCGTTCATCCGCAAGATTCTCCAAGGAGAGGCGTTTCAGAAGCGGATGGGAACGGCTGAGTTTCACCATTTACTAGGTAAATATGTTCGGGAAGTAGAAAAGCAATTGGGTGTGCAGCATTCCTGCTTGTTAGCTACAGCTTATGAATATGGCGTACCGATTTATACCTCATCTCCAGGAGATAGCTCAATTGGGATGAACGTGGCAGCTTTAGCATTGGAAGGTTCGCAATTGGTGATAGATCCATCAATTGACGTGAATGAGACAGCAGCGATCGCCTATAATGCCCGTGAATCAGGAGGTAAAAGTGCGGCTGTAATTCTCGGTGGTGGTAGCCCTAAGAACTTTTTGCTACAAACTCAACCGCAACTTCACGAAGTTTTAGGGTTAGAAGAACGAGGACACGATTACTTTATACAATTTACTGATGCGCGTCCAGATACAGGCGGTTTATCTGGAGCAACCCCATCGGAAGCCGTTAGTTGGGGTAAGATTGACCCGGATGAGTTACCTAACACAATCGTTTGTTATACCGATAGCACGATCGCTCTACCACTGGTGACAGCGTATGTTCTTAACAAATGCCAGCCTCGCCCCCTGAAGCGCATTTACGACAGGCGAGAAGCCATTTTAGAGAAACTGCAAAAAGACTATCTAGCAGCCAAATCCCAACCATCAGATCAGATTCCAGCAGCAGTGGCTGAAAGTGCTTCACAGCAAACAGCAACTTATCCCTGTGGTCGGCTGATTCCGAATACTCATTAG
- a CDS encoding amino acid kinase family protein codes for MSSNPNRREMDMLLSTGEQVTIALLSMALQELGQPAISMTGAQVGIVTEAEYSRARIVDIETTRLNRHINEGKVVVVAGFQGISSAGEMEITTLVVVVPTRQQWRSQLH; via the coding sequence ATTTCTTCAAATCCTAACCGCCGGGAAATGGATATGCTGCTTTCCACTGGCGAACAAGTAACCATTGCCTTACTCAGCATGGCTTTGCAGGAACTTGGACAACCAGCAATTTCCATGACTGGCGCTCAGGTAGGAATTGTTACCGAAGCCGAATACAGCCGCGCTCGGATTGTGGATATTGAAACTACTCGCCTAAATCGCCACATAAATGAAGGTAAAGTAGTTGTTGTAGCCGGGTTCCAAGGTATCTCCAGCGCCGGAGAGATGGAAATTACGACTTTGGTCGTGGTGGTTCCGACACGTCAGCAGTGGCGATCGCAGCTGCATTAA
- a CDS encoding serine/threonine-protein kinase, with amino-acid sequence MNSHLLDGHYRILKVLNDGENEKTYLVEDVNFLGSQFIIKQLLSTSSNPQALTILRRLFANKSKTLEELGQEHEQIQKLIAYFEENEKFYIVQEFIPGNPLTDEIIQGQPLREDEVISLLSDILEILVVVHSYGVIHRNIKPANIIRRESDKKLVLINFETVNEAITNSVGNGEYMPIEQINGNLKYNSDIYALGIVAIAALLGLSAKELSNIRNQKNKLTGEIIWQNKNLKINRKLAKIIDRMVRFDYRKRYQYATEVLDDLKKIKNVEQDQQKQDQKKLLLVVAGIAGCITLGIGVWQLKLSKPVNDAQKTFYQKGVNKYNTGNYEGAIQDFNQSIELDPQNALAYNRRGDAYYRLGDYEQAQADSSQAILLNPEDANAYFDRGFAFSELNKYKEAIADYNQAIKLNSKDAYAYYGRGLARVQSKDNKGAIEDFNKAIALKPEYNEAYLQRGILRRRLRQRLEAIQDFDKIIKNNPTDAKAYYQRGLTQSINKQKYAALKDYTDAININPKYIEAYLNRGDIYSDLGNKVEATEDYNTILQIDPKFIAAYIHRGIHRFSFGDYKGAVEDYTAALKLDTNNVAAYNNRGNAYLELGNKKAANQDYSRAIAINANNALAYYNRGVIRTKQKNKQGAIADFKKAAKLFRQQGEKDSYQDAQREIAILQNKSAPAPSTRPKSGKRGKN; translated from the coding sequence ATGAATAGTCATTTACTGGATGGACATTATCGAATACTAAAAGTTCTCAATGATGGTGAAAACGAGAAAACCTATCTAGTTGAAGATGTTAATTTTCTTGGCAGCCAATTTATCATAAAGCAGTTACTTTCTACTAGTAGTAATCCCCAAGCTTTAACAATTCTACGTCGATTGTTTGCTAACAAGTCTAAAACTTTAGAAGAACTAGGACAGGAACACGAGCAAATTCAAAAGCTAATTGCTTATTTTGAAGAAAATGAAAAATTTTATATAGTTCAAGAGTTCATTCCCGGTAATCCTTTAACTGACGAAATTATTCAGGGACAACCTCTGAGAGAAGACGAAGTAATTAGTCTTTTGTCAGATATATTAGAAATTTTAGTTGTTGTACACAGCTATGGCGTGATTCATCGGAATATTAAACCAGCAAATATTATTCGTCGTGAGTCAGATAAAAAGTTAGTTTTGATTAATTTTGAAACTGTTAATGAAGCCATCACTAATAGCGTTGGCAATGGGGAGTATATGCCGATAGAACAAATTAACGGCAACCTCAAATATAATAGCGATATATATGCATTAGGGATTGTGGCGATCGCAGCACTTCTAGGTTTATCTGCAAAGGAATTATCTAATATACGAAATCAGAAAAATAAGCTGACAGGTGAAATAATTTGGCAGAACAAAAATCTCAAAATTAACAGAAAATTAGCCAAAATTATTGATCGAATGGTGCGTTTTGACTATCGTAAGCGCTACCAGTATGCAACTGAAGTTTTAGACGATCTGAAAAAGATAAAAAATGTTGAGCAAGATCAACAAAAACAGGATCAGAAAAAATTATTACTAGTTGTGGCAGGAATAGCTGGCTGTATCACTCTTGGTATTGGAGTGTGGCAATTGAAATTGTCAAAACCTGTAAATGATGCTCAAAAAACATTTTACCAAAAGGGAGTAAATAAATATAATACAGGAAACTATGAAGGAGCAATTCAAGATTTTAATCAGTCTATTGAATTAGATCCGCAAAACGCTTTAGCTTATAATCGGCGAGGTGATGCTTATTATCGATTAGGAGACTACGAGCAAGCACAAGCAGATTCTAGTCAAGCTATTTTGCTCAATCCTGAAGATGCTAATGCCTATTTTGACCGAGGATTTGCTTTTTCGGAATTAAACAAATACAAAGAAGCGATCGCAGATTATAACCAAGCAATTAAATTAAATTCTAAAGACGCTTATGCTTACTATGGACGAGGATTAGCTCGTGTTCAATCGAAGGATAATAAAGGCGCAATTGAAGATTTTAACAAAGCGATCGCTCTCAAACCTGAGTATAACGAAGCCTACTTACAGCGAGGGATTCTTCGCCGTCGCCTTAGACAAAGACTTGAAGCAATCCAAGATTTTGATAAAATAATTAAGAATAATCCTACTGATGCTAAAGCTTATTATCAAAGGGGTTTAACTCAATCTATTAATAAGCAAAAATATGCAGCACTTAAAGATTACACAGATGCAATTAACATCAATCCCAAATACATAGAAGCCTATCTTAATCGTGGTGATATTTACAGCGATCTGGGAAATAAAGTAGAAGCTACTGAAGATTACAATACTATTTTACAGATTGATCCTAAATTTATTGCAGCTTATATTCACAGAGGTATTCACCGCTTTTCTTTCGGAGATTATAAAGGTGCTGTTGAAGATTACACTGCTGCGCTGAAACTAGATACTAATAATGTAGCAGCTTATAACAACCGTGGTAACGCCTATCTGGAATTAGGAAATAAAAAAGCTGCAAATCAGGATTATTCACGAGCGATCGCAATTAATGCTAACAATGCCTTAGCCTATTATAACCGGGGTGTGATTCGCACCAAGCAGAAAAATAAACAGGGTGCGATCGCAGATTTCAAAAAAGCTGCCAAACTATTCCGACAGCAAGGGGAAAAAGATAGTTATCAAGATGCACAAAGAGAAATTGCAATTCTGCAAAATAAGTCAGCACCAGCGCCAAGTACTCGCCCTAAATCTGGGAAAAGAGGAAAAAATTGA
- a CDS encoding ACT domain-containing protein, with protein MLELASLGAKVLHPRAVEIARNYGVPLVVRSSWTDAPGTWVTSAKPQGRSLINLEIARPVDAVEFDTNQAKVALLRVPDKPGVAARLFGEISRQKVDVDLIIQSVHEGNSNDIAFTVTTPILKRAEAVAAAIAPSLRSQSNPKSEEAEVMLEHNIAKVSIAGAGMIGRPGVAAKMFATLAEAGVNIQMISTSEVKVSCVVDANQCDRAVSALRTAFEIEAGEEGAGSRGELFTPNSSLLTPHSPPPVRGVALDLNQARLAIRQLPDRPGMAAKLFGLLAQHNISVDMIIQSQRCRVIDGVPRRDIAFTVSRMDGENAKEMLTQVAAELGWGEVVLDSAIAKVSIVGAGMVGQPGIAAKMFEALAQQQINIQMIATSEIKISCVVAQEQGVKALQAIHAAFKLAGSEKFVVPA; from the coding sequence ATGTTGGAATTAGCTAGCTTGGGCGCAAAAGTATTGCATCCCCGTGCCGTGGAAATTGCCCGTAACTATGGTGTTCCCCTAGTGGTTAGGTCTAGCTGGACAGATGCCCCCGGTACTTGGGTGACATCAGCTAAACCCCAAGGGCGATCGCTAATCAATCTAGAAATTGCCCGTCCAGTAGATGCTGTAGAATTTGACACTAACCAAGCGAAGGTGGCTTTGTTGCGCGTACCCGATAAACCAGGTGTAGCAGCAAGGTTATTTGGCGAAATTTCGCGGCAGAAAGTAGACGTAGATTTGATTATTCAGTCAGTTCATGAAGGTAATAGTAATGACATTGCCTTTACTGTTACAACACCAATATTAAAACGGGCAGAAGCAGTAGCAGCAGCGATCGCCCCATCACTGAGGAGTCAATCTAACCCGAAATCGGAAGAAGCCGAGGTAATGTTAGAACATAACATTGCCAAAGTCAGTATCGCAGGTGCGGGAATGATTGGCCGTCCCGGCGTGGCTGCGAAGATGTTCGCCACCCTAGCAGAAGCAGGTGTGAATATCCAAATGATTTCCACCAGCGAAGTTAAAGTTAGTTGCGTAGTCGATGCCAACCAATGCGATCGCGCTGTGAGCGCACTCCGCACCGCCTTTGAAATAGAGGCAGGGGAGGAGGGAGCAGGGAGCAGGGGAGAACTCTTTACTCCTAACTCCTCACTCCTAACTCCTCACTCCCCACCCCCCGTTCGTGGTGTAGCTCTCGATTTGAACCAAGCGCGTCTTGCTATTCGCCAATTACCAGATCGTCCGGGGATGGCGGCGAAGTTGTTTGGACTGTTAGCGCAGCATAATATTAGCGTTGATATGATTATCCAATCTCAGCGCTGTCGGGTAATTGATGGTGTTCCCAGACGAGATATTGCTTTTACAGTCTCGCGGATGGATGGAGAAAATGCAAAAGAAATGCTCACCCAAGTAGCGGCAGAATTAGGATGGGGTGAAGTTGTTTTAGATAGTGCGATCGCTAAGGTGAGTATTGTCGGCGCAGGAATGGTGGGACAACCAGGTATTGCCGCTAAAATGTTTGAAGCTTTAGCCCAACAACAAATTAATATTCAAATGATTGCCACTTCAGAAATCAAAATTAGCTGTGTCGTGGCACAAGAGCAAGGTGTTAAAGCTTTGCAAGCCATTCATGCAGCCTTTAAACTGGCTGGTAGCGAAAAATTTGTCGTGCCGGCGTAA
- a CDS encoding helix-turn-helix domain-containing protein: MGSYLDIERLASLVRKKRGSRGLRETSAEIGNVSPSTLSRVESGKMPDMETFLALCNWLEVPPAELFRTSEEDQLDTPEAIAIQLRADKNLDPAIANALASLVKAAYRDLSQNNGELKQDP, from the coding sequence ATGGGAAGTTATCTAGATATAGAACGGTTAGCAAGCCTAGTCCGCAAAAAACGCGGCAGCAGAGGACTACGGGAAACATCGGCGGAGATTGGTAATGTTAGTCCATCCACTCTTTCACGAGTAGAGAGTGGCAAAATGCCGGATATGGAAACTTTTCTGGCACTTTGTAACTGGCTAGAAGTGCCGCCTGCGGAGTTGTTTAGAACCTCAGAGGAGGATCAACTGGATACGCCTGAAGCGATCGCTATTCAACTACGCGCTGACAAAAACCTTGATCCAGCGATCGCTAATGCTTTAGCATCTTTAGTTAAAGCAGCGTATCGCGATCTCTCTCAAAATAATGGCGAATTGAAGCAAGATCCCTAA
- a CDS encoding magnesium transporter CorA family protein codes for MLILLTFYPDNLEIFTSTDVDTVLNKIDGSHNTWLRCIHFRDRTGTAKIIKHFELNPSRVNMIFNHSPVGIDEDVEDCLFDSYEILTPQIKNHEFEVARGNIVIGNNFIITFEINELKVLSILSNNLQKRNLDIKKWGIDYLYYLIIKDILNNYHTVFDCISRKLDDLEDEVLDNSGDESTYKKIATMRQSTRSGRRNFQSIKLLMAIMDHEDCQWISQPVKELFNQELVHHVDKLWQEYQALRVWMSELMEIQRDNIASKTGERINRLTILSTVFLPITFLSGFYGMNFKYMPELEQPWAYPVVICMMALIVIASIVYVKKQRWL; via the coding sequence ATGCTAATTCTCCTCACTTTTTATCCAGATAATCTGGAAATATTCACCAGTACGGATGTCGATACAGTATTGAATAAAATTGATGGTTCTCACAATACTTGGTTGCGCTGTATTCACTTCCGCGATCGAACTGGAACAGCCAAAATCATCAAGCACTTTGAACTCAATCCATCTCGCGTTAACATGATTTTCAATCATTCCCCTGTAGGAATTGATGAGGATGTAGAAGATTGTTTATTTGACAGCTATGAAATCCTAACTCCTCAGATAAAAAATCATGAGTTTGAGGTTGCCCGTGGCAATATTGTGATTGGAAATAATTTTATTATCACTTTTGAAATAAATGAACTAAAAGTTTTAAGTATTTTATCTAACAATCTGCAAAAGCGAAATTTAGATATTAAAAAGTGGGGAATTGACTATCTTTATTATCTTATAATTAAAGATATTTTGAATAATTACCATACTGTTTTTGACTGTATTTCTAGAAAACTTGATGATTTAGAAGATGAAGTTCTAGATAATTCCGGTGATGAATCAACGTACAAAAAAATTGCCACGATGAGGCAATCTACTCGTTCTGGACGGCGGAATTTTCAAAGTATCAAATTACTTATGGCTATTATGGATCATGAAGATTGCCAATGGATCAGCCAGCCAGTGAAAGAACTATTCAATCAAGAATTAGTTCATCATGTTGATAAACTATGGCAAGAATATCAAGCTTTGAGAGTCTGGATGTCAGAATTAATGGAAATTCAACGCGATAATATTGCTAGCAAAACAGGTGAACGAATTAATCGCCTAACTATCCTCTCAACTGTATTCTTACCAATAACTTTTCTGTCTGGTTTCTATGGTATGAACTTCAAATATATGCCGGAATTAGAACAGCCTTGGGCTTATCCAGTTGTGATCTGCATGATGGCATTAATTGTGATTGCTAGTATTGTTTATGTCAAAAAACAACGTTGGTTGTAG
- a CDS encoding SpoIID/LytB domain-containing protein translates to MKFQLYLGSLFSQIKARHWWLGIFLWIALVAPAQASVILRVAIERGVNQVKVGSSTTGIVKDSTGRTLGQLPAMSAYYAQAVPGGVALDKWQSGLFWIEPTGKGFVYIGDRWYRGRTLVVPTEKGLTAVNWVDDQEYLYSVLGGEMNASWPQEALKAQAIAARTYALYEREKQRNNPVYDLGNTPDRWQIYKGVISESPATYKAVDETVGQVLTYKNRIILSVFHACSGGHTENVEDVWGNALPYLRAVQDYDQNISACNWVKTFSPSEISAKFPEVGSVTAMVPETYSPFRSVKVLRIVGNKGTKILQREQVRTALKLKSTRFSVTKGADGSFVLQGLGFGHGLGMSQWGAYNLARQGANHLQILGHYYQGVALTPIQAK, encoded by the coding sequence ATGAAATTCCAACTTTACTTAGGCTCTTTATTTTCCCAGATTAAAGCACGTCATTGGTGGCTAGGTATCTTTTTATGGATAGCTTTGGTTGCCCCAGCCCAAGCGTCTGTAATCCTGCGCGTGGCAATTGAAAGGGGCGTTAATCAGGTAAAAGTGGGCAGTTCTACCACTGGGATCGTCAAGGATAGTACTGGCCGGACTCTCGGACAGCTACCAGCGATGAGCGCATATTATGCCCAAGCAGTTCCTGGCGGAGTTGCTTTAGATAAGTGGCAGTCTGGTTTATTTTGGATTGAGCCAACTGGTAAAGGATTCGTTTATATTGGCGATCGCTGGTATCGCGGCAGAACTCTGGTTGTCCCCACAGAAAAAGGCTTAACAGCAGTTAACTGGGTTGATGACCAAGAATATCTCTACAGTGTTCTTGGTGGCGAAATGAATGCTAGCTGGCCCCAAGAAGCTTTAAAAGCTCAAGCGATCGCAGCCCGCACCTACGCCCTCTACGAACGAGAAAAACAACGGAATAATCCCGTTTACGATTTAGGTAATACCCCTGATCGTTGGCAAATTTACAAAGGTGTCATTAGTGAATCTCCTGCTACTTACAAAGCAGTTGATGAAACAGTAGGGCAGGTACTAACTTACAAAAACCGGATTATTCTCTCAGTCTTTCACGCCTGTTCTGGGGGACACACCGAAAACGTGGAAGATGTTTGGGGAAATGCCCTCCCTTATTTGCGGGCTGTTCAAGACTACGATCAAAATATCAGCGCGTGTAATTGGGTAAAAACTTTCTCCCCCAGTGAGATTAGTGCTAAATTCCCTGAAGTGGGCAGCGTGACGGCGATGGTTCCAGAGACATACTCACCTTTTCGCAGTGTTAAAGTCTTGAGAATTGTCGGTAACAAGGGCACAAAGATTCTACAGCGTGAACAAGTGCGAACAGCCCTCAAGCTAAAAAGCACCCGATTTAGCGTTACCAAGGGAGCAGATGGAAGTTTTGTGCTGCAAGGACTTGGTTTCGGTCACGGTTTAGGTATGAGTCAGTGGGGGGCGTACAATCTGGCTCGCCAAGGAGCGAACCACCTGCAAATTTTGGGACATTATTATCAAGGTGTAGCCTTAACACCAATTCAGGCGAAGTAA
- a CDS encoding ImmA/IrrE family metallo-endopeptidase — protein sequence MPLIQSLSPEFRQRCEAIATEQRSLLRVRSFEPLPADILATKLGATLFTPDQVPNLEPEQVAVLLTSDGWSAGIIRYNPLWIVYNPRHAPARYESNLMHEIAHVLFNHKPVGFDSVTGLPKRKQNNEDEATYLGGCLQIPKRGLLWATQRNMQLGTCKKIKYQPF from the coding sequence ATGCCATTAATTCAAAGTCTATCGCCGGAATTTAGGCAACGCTGTGAAGCGATCGCAACTGAACAACGAAGCTTACTTCGAGTGCGATCGTTTGAACCGTTACCCGCAGACATTCTAGCAACCAAGTTAGGGGCAACACTTTTTACACCCGATCAGGTTCCGAATTTAGAGCCAGAGCAAGTAGCAGTGTTACTTACTAGCGATGGGTGGTCAGCAGGGATTATACGCTATAACCCACTATGGATTGTATACAACCCGCGTCATGCACCTGCACGGTATGAATCAAATCTGATGCATGAAATAGCCCATGTGTTGTTCAATCATAAGCCTGTAGGCTTTGATTCGGTAACTGGACTACCAAAACGCAAACAAAACAACGAAGATGAAGCAACTTATCTAGGGGGATGCCTGCAAATTCCCAAACGTGGTTTATTATGGGCGACACAACGAAACATGCAGTTAGGGACTTGCAAGAAAATAAAATACCAGCCATTCTAG
- a CDS encoding Uma2 family endonuclease, with amino-acid sequence MIASPQQKYFTPEDYLQLEEQSNIKHEYIDGYIYAMAGALDPHVTIAGNLFALLRNHVRGSGCRVYIADMKARIESLNRFYYPDVMVTCDQRDQETPAYKRFPCLIVEVLSNSTEAFDRGDKFADYQTLESLQEYVLINTKRQRVECFRRNEQGMWVLQSYTSEHQSFRLNSVDFEETMAALYEDVVFE; translated from the coding sequence ATGATAGCCTCGCCCCAACAAAAATACTTTACTCCTGAAGACTACCTCCAACTGGAGGAACAGAGCAATATCAAGCATGAATATATAGACGGCTACATCTACGCAATGGCTGGAGCGCTTGATCCACACGTCACCATTGCTGGAAACCTGTTTGCCCTTCTCCGTAATCATGTGCGTGGCTCTGGTTGTCGTGTTTACATTGCTGATATGAAAGCCCGAATTGAATCTCTAAATCGCTTTTATTACCCCGACGTGATGGTTACTTGCGACCAACGAGATCAAGAAACGCCAGCTTATAAAAGATTTCCTTGTTTAATTGTCGAAGTTTTATCTAATTCTACTGAAGCCTTTGATCGCGGCGACAAATTCGCGGATTATCAAACACTGGAAAGTCTGCAAGAGTATGTTTTAATTAATACAAAACGTCAGCGAGTTGAGTGTTTTCGACGCAATGAGCAAGGGATGTGGGTTTTACAATCCTATACATCAGAACATCAATCATTTAGACTCAACAGCGTGGATTTTGAGGAAACAATGGCAGCACTCTACGAAGATGTAGTTTTTGAATAA
- a CDS encoding amino acid kinase family protein, with amino-acid sequence MAIAAALRANFCEIYTDVPGILTTDPRLVCRSSVDGCHHLQ; translated from the coding sequence GTGGCGATCGCAGCTGCATTAAGAGCGAATTTTTGCGAAATTTATACAGATGTTCCTGGGATTCTCACTACAGACCCCCGCTTAGTTTGCCGAAGCTCAGTTGATGGATGCCATCACCTGCAATGA